The Gemmatimonadaceae bacterium genomic sequence TCTCCACGACGAGCTGCTGGGCGTCGTGCCCGGTCAGTCGCATGGCGAAGCGGTGGGCCGCATCGTGATCGAGCGCCTCCTGGACCGCCTCGATGGCACGCACGACCGTGACGACGTCGACCGGCGCCGCCGTGCCGCAGCGTCGCAGGAACGCGTGCCGCCAGCGCTCGAGCACGCGTCGGGCTGGCACAAACGAAGGGATGCCTTCGGGCGCGCGCGGCGCGCCGGCGGCCGCAGCACGCGCCGCGTCGTTCAGGGCCCCCAGTGTGAGCTGCAGGTCGGCCGTCGTGATCGACGAGTGATCGGTCTCCTGCCAGTGCGCGAGCACGTCGGCCCCGGCACGAGCCAGGATCGACCACGCGTCATCAACACCGGCCGGTGGGAGTGCCGGGGACGCGGGCGCGGCCTTGCGCGCGCGCCGCCTCGCCGGTCGTGGGGCTCCCGCCGCCTCGTCAGGCGGCGGGTCGGGAACGGACGTCACTCCTCGAGCGGCAGCCCGCCCTCATCGCGGCGGAACCCGTGCTTCTCCATCAGCCGGTACAACGTGGTCCGGTCGATGTTCGCGAGGCGAGCCGCCTTGGACATGTTGGACCCCGCACGCGACACCAGCTGCGCGAGATACTCCTTCTCGAAGTGCGCGATGAGCTTGTCCTTGGCCACATGAAACGGCTCGTTCATCACCTGCATCGGGAATCCGCTCGACGGCTCCTCGACGATCCCATCCTCGTAGATCGGGACGTCCTCGGGCTCCACGGAATGACCCGGCTCGGTGAGCACGGCCAGCTGTTCGATCACGTTCTGCAGCTCACGGACGTTGCCGCGCCAGGGCCGGGTGCGCAGGAACTCGACAGCGTCTTCCGTGATGCGCGGTTGCGCCTCGCCGGACCCCCGATGGCGTTCCCAGTAGTGCGTGAGAAAGTGGTTCGCGAGCAGCGGAATGTCCTCGGGACGCTTGCGCAGCGGCGGCAGGTGAATCGGCACCACGCGCAGGCGATAGAGCAGATCCTCGCGCAGCGTCCCCTTGGTGACGCACTCCTGCGGCACGCGGTTGGTGGCCGAGATGAACCGCACGTCGACGACGGCGTCCTCCTTTTCGCTTCCCACGCGGCGCACCACACCGTCCTGGATGACGCGCAGGAGCTTGGCCTGCAGCGGCAGCGACATCTCGGTCAGCTCATCGAGGAACAGCGTGCCGCCATTGGCGATTTCGAGAAGTCCCGGCTTGTCGCGATCGGCGCCGGTGAACGAGCCCTTGCGGTGGCCGAACAGCTCGGACTCGAGCAGCCCCTCGGGGAGTGCCGCACAGTTGATGGGCACCATCTGTCGCGACGCGCGACG encodes the following:
- a CDS encoding sigma-54-dependent Fis family transcriptional regulator, which codes for MTGGTVVRDGEGTAAAPDDGRDPLSISADVKASLSILIVDDDRTLREGCASVLQMDGFNVTTLGRGDEAVDLVKRRRFDIVLVDLYMTPVSGMEILKSTLEASKDTIVVVMTGNPSVTTSIEALRAGAWDYLPKPFSATHLQVLVGRASHAVMVARETRDLRVQLLKQSGNSDKLTLLGVSPAFRKAVDLARKVASTDASVMIMGESGTGKEVIAQFIHAHSRRASRQMVPINCAALPEGLLESELFGHRKGSFTGADRDKPGLLEIANGGTLFLDELTEMSLPLQAKLLRVIQDGVVRRVGSEKEDAVVDVRFISATNRVPQECVTKGTLREDLLYRLRVVPIHLPPLRKRPEDIPLLANHFLTHYWERHRGSGEAQPRITEDAVEFLRTRPWRGNVRELQNVIEQLAVLTEPGHSVEPEDVPIYEDGIVEEPSSGFPMQVMNEPFHVAKDKLIAHFEKEYLAQLVSRAGSNMSKAARLANIDRTTLYRLMEKHGFRRDEGGLPLEE